From Dasypus novemcinctus isolate mDasNov1 chromosome 11, mDasNov1.1.hap2, whole genome shotgun sequence, one genomic window encodes:
- the GPSM3 gene encoding G-protein-signaling modulator 3 isoform X1, giving the protein MGRGVLPPHKPPSAPAPAAGGALPGRCAPLRRGGQASCGMEAERAQEEEEDGEQDPPRPEQGWPPLSTTTRPWRSAPPSPPPGTRHTALGPRSASLLSLQTEHLLDLVAEAQSRRLEEQRATFQAPQNPPTLARALPRPLEDREQLYSTILSHQCQRMEAQRSEPPLPPGGQELLELLLRVQGGGRMEEQRSRPPTHTC; this is encoded by the exons ATGGGACGGGGAGTCCTTCCCCCCCATAAGCCCCCCTCCGCTCCCGCTCCCGCAGCTGGAGGCGCTCTGCCCGGCCGCTGTGCTCCCCTGAGGAGGGGAGGCCAGGCTAGCTGT GGGATGGAGGCTGAGAGGgcccaggaagaagaggaggatggTGAGCAG GACCCCCCCAGGCCTGAGCAGGGCTGGCCCCCTCTAAGCACCACCACGCGGCCTTGGCGATCCGCTCCTCCGTCCCCTCCTCCAGGGACCCGGCACACAG CCCTGGGGCCCCGCTCCGCCTCCCTGCTCTCCCTGCAGACAGAGCACCTTCTGGACCTGGTGGCCGAGGCCCAGTCCCGACGCCTCGAGGAGCAGAGGGCCACCTTCCAGGCCCCCCAGAACCCCCCGACCCTAGCCCGGGCCCTGCCCCGGCCTCTGGAGGACAGAGAACAGCTCTACAGCACCATCCTCAGCCACCAG TGCCAGCGGATGGAAGCCCAGCGGTCagagccccccctccccccgggggGGCAGGAGCTCCTGGAGTTGCTGCTGAGGGTTCAGGGCGGAGGCCGCATGGAAGAGCAGAGGTCCCGGCCCCCCACGCACACCTGCTGA
- the PBX2 gene encoding pre-B-cell leukemia transcription factor 2, with product MDERLLGPPPPGGGRGGLGLVGGEPGGPGEPPGGGDPGGGSGGVPGGRGKQDIGDILQQIMTITDQSLDEAQAKKHALNCHRMKPALFSVLCEIKEKTGLSIRSSQEEEPVDPQLMRLDNMLLAEGVAGPEKGGGSAAAAAAAAASGGGVSPDNSIEHSDYRSKLAQIRHIYHSELEKYEQACNEFTTHVMNLLREQSRTRPVAPKEMERMVGIIHRKFSAIQMQLKQSTCEAVMILRSRFLDARRKRRNFSKQATEVLNEYFYSHLSNPYPSEEAKEELAKKCGITVSQVSNWFGNKRIRYKKNIGKFQEEANIYAVKTAVSVTQGGHSRNSSPTPPSSAGSGGSFNLSGSGDMFLGMPGLNGDAYAASQVESLRHSMGPGAYGDTLGGGQIYSPREMRANGSWQEAVTPSSVTSPTEGPGSVHSDTSN from the exons ATGGACGAGCGGCTGCTGGGGCCGCCCCCTCCAGGCGGAGGCCGGGGGGGCCTgggattggtgggtggggagCCTGGGGGCCCTGGCGAGCCTCCCGGTGGCGGAGACCCCGGTGGGGGCAGCGGGGGGGTCCCGGGAGGCCGAGGGAAGCAAGACATCGGGGACATTCTGCAGCAGATAATGACCATCACCGACCAGAGCCTGGATGAGGCCCAGGCCAA GAAACACGCCCTAAACTGCCACAGAATGAAGCCTGCCCTCTTTAGCGTCCTGTGTGAAATCAAGGAGAAAACCG GGCTCAGCATTCGCAGCTCCCAAGAGGAGGAGCCGGTGGACCCCCAGCTGATGCGCCTGGACAACATGCTCCTGGCGGAGGGTGTGGCCGGGCCCGAGAAAGGGGGCGGttcagcggcggcggcggcggcggcggcggcctcgGGGGGTGGCGTGTCCCCCGACAACTCCATCGAGCACTCGGACTACCGCAGCAAGCTCGCCCAGATCCGCCACATCTACCACTCGGAGCTGGAGAAGTATGAGCAG GCGTGCAACGAGTTCACCACCCACGTCATGAACCTGCTGCGGGAGCAGAGCCGCACGCGGCCCGTGGCGCCCAAGGAGATGGAGCGCATGGTGGGCATCATCCACCGGAAGTTCAGCGCCAtccagatgcagctcaagcagagCACGTGCGAGGCCGTCATGATCCTGCGCTCGCGCTTCCTGGACGCCAG ACGCAAGCGCCGGAACTTCAGCAAGCAGGCCACCGAGGTCCTGAATGAGTATTTCTACTCCCACCTGAGCAACCCGTACCCCAGCGAGGAGGCCAAGGAGGAGCTCGCCAAGAAGTGCGGCATCACCGTCTCTCAG GTCTCCAACTGGTTTGGCAACAAGCGGATTCgctataagaagaatattgggaagTTCCAAGAGGAGGCAAACATCTATGCTGTCAAGACCGCCGTGTCGGTCACCCAGGGGGGCCACAGCCGCAACAGCTCCCCGACACCCCCTTCCTCCGCAG GCTCTGGCGGCTCTTTCAATCTCTCAGGATCCGGAGACATGTTTCTGGGGATGCCCGGGCTCAACGGAGATGCCTACGCTGCTTCCCAG GTGGAGTCACTCCGGCACTCGATGGGCCCGGGGGCCTATGGGGACACCCTCGGGGGAGGCCAGATATACAGCCCCCGGGAAATGAGG gcaAATGGCAGCTGGCAGGAGGCTGTGACCCCCTCCTCGGTGACGTCCCCCACAGAGGGGCCAGGGAGCGTTCACTCCGACACCTCCAACTGA
- the GPSM3 gene encoding G-protein-signaling modulator 3 isoform X2: MEAERAQEEEEDGEQDPPRPEQGWPPLSTTTRPWRSAPPSPPPGTRHTALGPRSASLLSLQTEHLLDLVAEAQSRRLEEQRATFQAPQNPPTLARALPRPLEDREQLYSTILSHQCQRMEAQRSEPPLPPGGQELLELLLRVQGGGRMEEQRSRPPTHTC, from the exons ATGGAGGCTGAGAGGgcccaggaagaagaggaggatggTGAGCAG GACCCCCCCAGGCCTGAGCAGGGCTGGCCCCCTCTAAGCACCACCACGCGGCCTTGGCGATCCGCTCCTCCGTCCCCTCCTCCAGGGACCCGGCACACAG CCCTGGGGCCCCGCTCCGCCTCCCTGCTCTCCCTGCAGACAGAGCACCTTCTGGACCTGGTGGCCGAGGCCCAGTCCCGACGCCTCGAGGAGCAGAGGGCCACCTTCCAGGCCCCCCAGAACCCCCCGACCCTAGCCCGGGCCCTGCCCCGGCCTCTGGAGGACAGAGAACAGCTCTACAGCACCATCCTCAGCCACCAG TGCCAGCGGATGGAAGCCCAGCGGTCagagccccccctccccccgggggGGCAGGAGCTCCTGGAGTTGCTGCTGAGGGTTCAGGGCGGAGGCCGCATGGAAGAGCAGAGGTCCCGGCCCCCCACGCACACCTGCTGA